A genomic segment from Eremothecium gossypii ATCC 10895 chromosome III, complete sequence encodes:
- the HAT2 gene encoding Hat2p (Syntenic homolog of Saccharomyces cerevisiae YEL056W (HAT2)): protein MTTKLKGLKELGNTSDPLRTVSYQVRTKMSDYEDDNTDVQSLTVEEEYELWNSNVPVMYEFVSETKLTWPSLTIQWLPSDGQSPEQSLIFGTHTAGEEVNYLKVATINLPAGIAGLDQGDEEDEANDHSSFAIANKFPHIEEVIRARYMPANSNIIATINGKGTISIFDRTLEESKAQVSTLAFHKENGYGLAFNPHISGELLSGSDDTTVALWDIEAAKKPKSILTSHDDIVNDVKWHEFESNVFGTVSEDKTLQVHDKRVRLEPVKKLPTASPFNTLSFSKHSRNLLAAAGVDSQIYLYDMRDMSSPLHVMSGHQDSVTTVEFSPHTDGIICSSGSDRRAIIWDLTQIGAEQSQDDADDGAPELMMMHAGHRSPVNEFSFNPQIPWLLASTEEDNVIQAWKVSMKLVNASPPAISDPSLLV from the coding sequence ATGACGACGAAGCTTAAAGGTTTAAAGGAACTTGGGAATACTTCGGATCCATTGCGGACAGTCAGCTATCAAGTACGAACCAAGATGTCTGATTATGAGGATGACAACACGGATGTGCAGAGTCTAACAGTGGAGGAAGAATACGAGCTCTGGAATTCCAATGTGCCAGTTATGTATGAGTTCGTCAGCGAAACAAAATTAACCTGGCCCTCCCTGACTATCCAGTGGCTGCCTTCCGATGGTCAGAGCCCGGAACAGAGTCTTATTTTTGGTACACATACTGCAGGCGAAGAGGTGAATTATTTAAAGGTTGCTACAATAAATCTTCCTGCAGGAATTGCTGGCCTGGACCAAGGAGATGAAGAGGACGAAGCCAATGACCACTCCTCATTTGCAATTGCCAACAAATTTCCCCACATCGAGGAAGTGATCAGGGCGCGGTACATGCCCGCGAATAGCAACATCATTGCTACGATAAATGGTAAGGGAACCATATCTATATTCGACCGTACTCTAGAGGAGTCGAAGGCCCAGGTTTCCACATTGGCGTTCCACAAGGAAAATGGATACGGGTTGGCGTTTAACCCGCACATCTCTGGAGAACTTTTATCTGGGTCTGACGACACTACGGTCGCATTGTGGGATATTGAGGCAGCGAAGAAACCCAAAAGCATATTGACGTCCCATGACGACATAGTGAACGATGTTAAGTGGCACGAGTTCGAGAGCAATGTCTTTGGGACAGTGTCCGAGGACAAGACCTTACAGGTGCATGACAAACGGGTCAGGCTGGAGCCCGTGAAGAAGTTGCCTACTGCGTCACCGTTCAACACGTTGTCCTTCAGCAAGCACTCAAGGAACCTCTtggcagctgctggtgtGGATTCCCAAATATACTTGTATGACATGAGGGATATGTCCTCCCCTCTACACGTCATGAGCGGCCACCAGGATTCGGTGACCACGGTTGAATTCTCCCCACACACTGATGGTATCATAtgcagcagcggctccGATCGGAGGGCCATCATTTGGGATTTGACCCAGATTGGCGCCGAACAATCCCAAGATGATGCTGACGACGGCGCCCCGGAGTTAATGATGATGCACGCTGGCCATAGGAGCCCTGTGAACGAATTCAGTTTCAACCCCCAGATTCCATGGCTGTTGGCTAGTACAGAAGAAGACAACGTGATACAAGCTTGGAAAGTGTCCATGAAATTGGTCAATGCCTCACCTCCAGCAATATCTGACCCCAGCCTCCTCGTATAG
- the PBI1 gene encoding Pbi1p (Syntenic homolog of Saccharomyces cerevisiae YPL272C), with protein sequence MPATSAIRSLTSAEKARYAEVRAGLRNGSLFAVTYGFDRREQETWSDSSTLMSSRCGCLREHQISSALRSMIRENVEMCVTVTDGPKFAPVSRIEYDDVVRVIEFQTYKDEAIACHDGIPPYVARHILNKSKFEAGKPLWEVYIADGSMVIFHCHNVLFDLFAAGNFHVRFQQALQRCEKNEPHNETLFVYEGGPLQLPIDPDACSLPGVDVPYPASSPFVSFVKNVCRYALKPFGALASAVTPSLRLNRSSLGRKPFLLTLDKESLYGTTVSGYLNSKKLDSLLKLISKEEVCVRSFLCAITLLSLKPLIRNFDGSIAFSIPLDLRTESHKTTPFGFQSKRILVDCPLALIDDRVFESLFNRPSKQRKTKLDKNSPKFSEGLLEYQFKRVTTHVMKSLTAQTSGDWTGKRKYSKCQLRKKKIIEINVVDMGTSPSARFQIKNMNFTDSLGSETFMSLSCALMRGVGMNMCMHYLERDSMDMFVDCFQTFLDELS encoded by the coding sequence ATGCCTGCGACGAGCGCCATCAGGAGTTTGACCAGCGCGGAGAAAGCGCGGTATGCGGAGGTGCGTGCAGGGCTGCGCAATGGGTCGCTTTTTGCGGTCACCTACGGGTTTGACCGCCGCGAGCAGGAAACATGGTCCGACAGCTCGACGCTGATGTCGTCGCGCTGCGGGTGTCTGCGAGAGCACCAGATTTCgagcgcgctgcgcagcaTGATCCGGGAAAACGTGGAGATGTGTGTCACGGTGACAGACGGGCCGAAGTTCGCGCCTGTGTCGCGGATTGAATACGACGATGTGGTGCGGGTGATTGAGTTTCAGACGTACAAGGATGAGGCAATTGCGTGTCACGATGGAATTCCACCCTACGTGGCACGCCACATTTTGAACAAGAGCAAGTTTGAGGCGGGCAAACCGCTCTGGGAAGTGTACATTGCCGACGGCAGCATGGTCATCTTCCATTGCCACAACGTGTTGTTCGACCTGTTTGCTGCAGGGAACTTCCACGTGCGCTTccagcaggcgctgcagcgctGTGAGAAGAACGAGCCGCACAACGAGACGCTCTTCGTGTACGAGGGCGGGCCGCTGCAGCTACCAATAGACCCGGACGCGTGCAGTCTGCCTGGAGTGGACGTGCCTTATCCTGCGAGCTCACCGTTTGTCTCGTTCGTTAAGAACGTCTGCAGGTATGCTTTGAAGCCATTTGGCGCGTTGGCATCCGCCGTGACACCGAGTCTCCGCCTTAACCGATCGTCCCTTGGACGGAAACCGTTCCTGCTTACGTTGGACAAGGAAAGTCTCTACGGTACAACGGTTTCTGGTTACTTGAATTCCAAGAAACTGGACTCCTTGCTCAAACTTATATCGAAAGAGGAGGTGTGCGTGCGAAGCTTCCTCTGCGCTATCACGTTGCTCTCTCTGAAACCCTTGATTCGGAATTTTGACGGCAGCATCGCCTTCTCCATACCTCTGGATCTGCGTACGGAATCGCACAAAACAACGCCTTTCGGGTTTCAGTCGAAGCGCATACTTGTTGATTGTCCGCTGGCGCTAATAGACGACCGCGTATTCGAAAGCCTGTTTAATCGGCCAAGTAAACAGCGTAAGACCAAACTGGACAAGAACAGTCCGAAATTCTCGGAGGGATTACTGGAATACCAGTTCAAGAGAGTTACAACGCACGTTATGAAGTCCCTGACAGCACAAACATCTGGAGACTGGACGGGGAAAAGGAAATACTCGAAGTGCCAACTCCGAAAGAAGAAAATTATCGAAATCAATGTTGTGGATATGGGCACAAGTCCGTCCGCACGGTTTCAAATCAAGAATATGAATTTTACAGATTCATTGGGTTCTGAAACTTTCATGTCGCTGTCATGCGCGCTTATGAGAGGCGTAGGAATGAATATGTGCATGCATTACTTAGAAAGAGATTCGATGGATATGTTCGTAGATTGTTTTCAGACGTTTCTGGATGAATTGAGCTGA
- a CDS encoding ACR019Wp (NOHBY317; No homolog in Saccharomyces cerevisiae): MQEHMRSSGTERMTEVERAGQAIQLSGSRAHESPEVGDKTLDVAAVAAVVAGEKVRGLPLMAGDLLGEDGSLGHDMHALGKRQRILKDQLQSMSPQERLERQRAMRRKRDNAYRARKRATELTVDPELRQLFMALDKNKKFHSISAKYDAAALTPEFFPRVLLTKAETDDAALYKAPFDSFIECLRNKIRSFSGTKLSKERTSVHVTSVSCVLYCSQDKSHQRLLQTKETKKNSNLDNLKQYHCQSYMRVNYSFKTQVLSIKFRHIQHGDSPLLIGSDSNHPSCFDEK, encoded by the coding sequence ATGCAGGAGCATATGCGGTCTTCTGGGACCGAAAGGATGACAGAGGTAGAAAGGGCTGGACAGGCCATCCAGTTGAGTGGGTCCAGAGCGCATGAGAGTCCGGAGGTGGGGGACAAGACGCTAGATGTGGCCGCGGTGGCCGCAGTCGTTGCGGGGGAAAAGGTACGGGGGCTCCCGCTTATGGCCGGGGACCTGCTGGGGGAGGATGGCTCGCTGGGCCACGACATGCACGCGCTGGGGAAGCGGCAGCGTATTCTGAAGGACCAGCTGCAATCGATGTCGCCGCAGGAGCGGCTGGAACGGCAGCGCGCGATGCGGCGGAAGCGCGACAACGCGTACCGCGCGCGCAAGCGCGCCACGGAGCTCACGGTGGACCCGGAGTTGCGGCAGTTGTTCATGGCGCTCGATAAGAACAAGAAGTTCCACAGCATTTCGGCGAAGTAcgacgcggcggcgctgaCGCCGGAATTCTTCCCGCGCGTGCTGCTCACGAAGGCGGAGACGGACGACGCGGCGCTATACAAGGCGCCGTTCGACAGCTTTATAGAGTGTCTCCGCAACAAGATCCGCAGCTTCTCCGGGACCAAGCTGAGCAAAGAGCGGACTTCGGTGCACGTCACCTCCGTGTCCTGCGTGCTCTACTGCTCCCAGGATAAGAGCCACCAGCGTCTGCTACAGACCAAGGAAACCAAGAAGAACAGCAATTTAGATAACCTGAAGCAGTACCATTGTCAGTCATATATGCGAGTCAATTATTCATTTAAAACGCAGGTTCTATCTATAAAATTCAGACATATACAACACGGCGATTCTCCCTTGTTAATCGGAAGCGACAGCAACCATCCTTCGTGCTTTGATGAAAAGTGA
- the POL5 gene encoding DNA-directed DNA polymerase (Syntenic homolog of Saccharomyces cerevisiae YEL055C (POL5)), with product MARQVNRDLFYKLTSDLSDERVQSAIALITELNELAVEENGKEWEYVLGRLVRGLASSNKSARLGFSLCLTEVAAAALENGHIGSAEEYLERLEAALPVDKVKNGKEERGQLFGRMFGLQAMLNEPLFSRVFVAGDGQIQQAFAHQFMQRLVQLALTKAWLRQPCLFTLYQVIERLAPRATDTEFLRAVLTLLDEHNLTHTSEGLAIYLFLQNKCPEIKRILDETKIFDALPLVKRWKADNPLAKGNAKALASVLKDDALIEGDGPKQKGVWTPRLHFVWDLLLPLLAEEKVSPDTHVHIAKKHKTGKKPKSAESGMLSFGEFWQVVVDESFFSEKASSERKYLGVLIMEKAVRSVPSSLVQDIFSKNALRTLINQSSETTRHLHKLSVNFLKTIVSACETDASKVVPVLTAIWFGPNGTINFDKLTKSKTTDSLVTAKSLTATELAQLVTLLLQQLEHENTDISKIKFILDTLLHVIRAHKWKAHLSWTNPLLLALVRYAFFSAPSHLSEQSEEIITLSRERLFSVLGELIPLSKHDMGAPSWAYATLELLLQEKEKHPLALQLDAELETVTSNALKILRKIINKSTKSPNENPQLFGLELLLSVSILQVHAGDVDSASTLEELASFYESATQGADNGLVGITEILLSLVAQKKSMLRKLTLVVWESFIDKVGKEELELLLNTLSARENKAGFAQLFEGADEYEELGSDEAGTDNEDQSSESNEDSSDEVSDQEDYSDEDVAKIDKEATSALAHALRLPDNILDEDGNVGFEEMDDEEEEEESMDDEAMMELDGQLSEIFKRRKDALNKIPTGNQRKIEAKESRDSVIAFKHRVVDMLEIYCKNVERSVTKNKKLSATMSANMLSMAEPMVKAIQQTLDRPLAEKISKLLKNSVCKMKPAAYKEFTSEINEESILTSLENVHATILSPKPGQFPQLFFSACSSTSLFLSKVLIAMKDDPSTSEQVIGIYSTTMKHWNVSGKFGPNFFIDFINWLASKKSKN from the coding sequence ATGGCGCGGCAAGTCAACAGAGACTTGTTCTACAAGCTGACGTCGGATCTTTCAGATGAGCGTGTGCAGTCTGCCATAGCGCTGATCACCGAACTCAACGAACTGGCCGTGGAAGAAAACGGCAAGGAATGGGAGTATGTATTGGGGCGGCTCGTGCGCGGTCTTGCGTCGAGTAACAAGAGTGCGCGGCTGGGCTTCTCACTGTGTCTGACGGAGgtggccgcggcggcgctagAGAACGGGCACATTGGCAGCGCGGAGGAGTACCTCGAGCGGCTGGAGGCTGCGCTGCCCGTGGACAAGGTGAAGAACGGGAAGGAGGAGCGCGGGCAGCTGTTTGGGCGCATGTTCGGGCTGCAGGCGATGTTGAACGAGCCACTCTTCTCGCGGGTGTTTGTGGCTGGGGACGGCCAAATCCAGCAGGCCTTTGCGCATCAGTTCATGCAGCGGCTTGTGCAGCTGGCTCTGACGAAGGCCTGGCTGCGGCAGCCGTGTCTGTTCACTCTGTACCAGGTCATTGAGCGACTTGCGCCGCGGGCTACGGATACGGAGTTCTTACGCGCCGTACTGACGTTACTTGATGAGCACAACCTTACCCACACGAGCGAGGGCTTAGCCATTTATCTGTTTTTGCAAAACAAGTGTCCTGAAATCAAGCGGATTCTGGACGAGACGAAAATCTTCGATGCGCTGCCTCTCGTGAAACGCTGGAAGGCCGACAATCCGCTGGCAAAGGGCAATGCGAAGGCGCTTGCCTCTGTATTGAAAGACGATGCGCTAATCGAGGGCGACGGTCCCAAGCAGAAGGGTGTCTGGACTCCACGGTTGCATTTTGTGTGGGACTTGCTCCTCCCTTTACTGGCTGAGGAGAAGGTTTCGCCAGATACCCATGTGCACATTGCTAAAAAACACAAGACGGGGAAGAAGCCCAAGAGTGCGGAGTCCGGAATGCTGTCCTTTGGTGAATTCTGGCAGGTGGTGGTAGATGAGTCCTTCTTCAGCGAGAAGGCATCCAGTGAAAGAAAATATTTGGGAGTCCTGATCATGGAAAAGGCAGTAAGATCCGTCCCTTCGTCGTTGGTACAAGATATCTTCTCTAAGAACGCCTTGCGTACGTTGATCAATCAgtctagcgaaaccaccAGACACTTACACAAGCTAAGTGTTAATTTCCTCAAGACCATTGTGTCGGCGTGCGAAACGGATGCTTCGAAAGTGGTGCCCGTGCTCACAGCTATCTGGTTCGGCCCGAATGGCACCATCAACTTTGATAAATTAACAAAGTCCAAGACGACTGATAGCTTGGTGACCGCCAAGTCGCTGACAGCGACAGAGTTGGCACAATTAGTGACGTTGTTGTTACAACAACTGGAGCATGAAAATACAGATATCTCGAAAATTAAATTCATCCTTGATACCTTATTGCACGTTATCAGAGCGCACAAGTGGAAGGCTCATTTGTCATGGACTAACCCACTGCTGCTCGCGTTGGTGCGGTATGCTTTCTTTTCTGCTCCTAGTCATCTCTCTGAACAGTCTGAAGAAATCATCACTTTATCGAGGGAACGCTTATTTTCTGTCCTTGGTGAATTGATTCCTCTCTCTAAGCATGATATGGGCGCACCTTCATGGGCATATGCAACATTGGAACTTCTATTGCAAGAAAAGGAGAAACACCCGCTTGCGCTCCAGCTGGACGCAGAGTTGGAAACAGTTACGTCTAATGCACTAAAAATCCTTCGGAAAATTATAAACAAGTCTACAAAATCTCCAAATGAAAACCCCCAGCTTTTTGGTTTGGAGCTTCTACTATCTGTTTCGATCCTGCAAGTACATGCGGGGGATGTTGATTCCGCTTCCACATTGGAGGAGCTTGCCTCCTTTTATGAATCTGCTACACAAGGTGCAGATAACGGACTAGTCGGTATTACGGAGATACTGCTCTCTCTGGTTGCACAAAAGAAATCTATGTTGAGAAAGCTCACACTAGTAGTGTGGGAATCGTTTATCGATAAAGTAGGGAAAGAAGAATTGGAACTCTTACTGAATACCCTTTCTGCGCGTGAAAATAAGGCGGGATTTGCCCAGCTGTTCGAGGGCGCTGACGAGTATGAGGAATTAGGCTCCGATGAGGCTGGAACAGACAATGAAGACCAAAGCTCCGAATCCAACGAAGACAGCAGTGATGAGGTTTCTGACCAAGAGGACTATAGCGACGAAGACGTTGCCAAAATTGACAAAGAAGCAACGAGCGCTCTTGCCCATGCTTTAAGACTTCCTGATAACATCCTGGATGAAGATGGCAACGTAGGGTTCGAAGAGATGGATGAcgaagaggaagaagaggaGTCCATGGATGACGAAGCGATGATGGAGCTGGACGGCCAACTATCGGAAATTTTCAAGCGCCGGAAGGATGCACTTAACAAAATACCGACTGGGAACCAAAGGAAGATAGAAGCCAAGGAATCGAGAGACAGTGTCATAGCCTTCAAACACAGAGTTGTGGATATGCTGGAAATTTACTGCAAAAATGTTGAACGTTCCGTAACTAAAAACAAGAAGCTTTCTGCTACAATGTCTGCAAACATGCTTTCGATGGCGGAGCCCATGGTCAAAGCCATACAGCAAACTCTTGACCGTCCTCTGGCTGAGAAGATCTCAAAACTTCTAAAGAATAGCGTCTGTAAGATGAAGCCTGCGGCATATAAGGAATTTACCAGCGAAATCAACGAGGAAAGCATTTTAACGTCTCTGGAAAATGTCCACGCTACGATTTTGAGTCCTAAGCCCGGGCAATTTCCGCAACTCTTCTTCTCTGCGTGTTCTTCCACCTCTCTGTTCCTCTCGAAAGTCCTGATCGCTATGAAGGACGACCCATCCACCAGCGAACAGGTGATCGGCATATACTCTACCACCATGAAGCATTGGAACGTCAGCGGCAAGTTTGGGCCCAACTTCTTTATCGATTTTATTAACTGGCTAGCGTCTAAGAAGTCCAAAAACTAG
- the ATP15 gene encoding F1F0 ATP synthase subunit epsilon (Syntenic homolog of Saccharomyces cerevisiae YPL271W (ATP15)): MSAWRKAGLTYNSYLAVAARTVRAALKKELQSPAVLNRSVTEAKVIDYASKGSAAEAVPLRK; this comes from the coding sequence ATGTCTGCCTGGAGAAAAGCCGGTTTGACCTACAATAGCTACCTGGCCGTTGCGGCCAGGACCGTGCGCGCGGCTCTGAAGAAGGAGCTCCAGAGCCCTGCCGTCCTCAACCGATCTGTGACGGAGGCAAAGGTCATCGACTACGCCTCCAAGGGCTCCGCCGCGGAGGCCGTGCCGCTACGGAAGTGA
- the MDL2 gene encoding ATP-binding cassette permease MDL2 (Syntenic homolog of Saccharomyces cerevisiae YPL270W (MDL2)), whose product MWRAIRPFGGLGPVAVLQRLPGPRHNVAVRLQVMSRARCGWQCVRATSRLTVPVCRQSRAYSAARVGGEGTPSPRDKEHEQERKVEKRPAEPSRAQPAKPAGWHEVFRLLRLVKPDWKLLLAALGLLTISCSIGMAVPKVIGLVLDATKDAVAQAEKNETGAPMSLLDMPPIIGNFTLVDVLAAFAGALLVGSAANFGRMFLLKMLGERLVARLRAQVIKKTLHHDAEFFDRNKVGDLISRLGSDAYIVSRSMTQNISDGVKAALCGGVGVGMMFHISSTLTSAMIMFAPPLLIAATIYGKRIRAISRELQQSTGNLTRVSEEQFNGIKTIKSFVAEGKEMRRYNTAVRRLFNVAKREGITSATFFSGTNVLGDVSFLLVLAYGSHLVLQGELSLGSLTAFMLYTEYTGSSVFGLSNFYSELMKGAGAASRLFELTDYKNSVPSTVGQTFVPRDGRIEFKDVSFSYPTRPTSQIFKKLRLTITPGSNVCIVGPSGRGKSTIASLLLRFYDANSGTILIDGQDISKVSAKSLRKHLGVVQQEPVLMSGTIRDNITYGLSYTPSMDEIRAVAKKCFCHNFITKFPDGYDTVIGPRGALLSGGQRQRIAIARALIKKPKILILDEATSALDVESEGAINYTLGRLMRSKEITIVSIAHRLSTIRRSENIVVLGNDGSVIEAGKFADLYRDEDSELFKLLNEHASEPAKPEASPAPAQEEASAPQAADIPRDIEGGNLRLNEEVIKHVLEDTARAPMP is encoded by the coding sequence ATGTGGAGAGCGATAAGGCCCTTTGGGGGGCTTGGCCCTGTAGCGGTGTTACAGAGGCTACCGGGCCCGCGGCACAATGTCGCCGTGAGGCTTCAGGTGATGTCCAGGGCCAGATGCGGCTGGCAGTGTGTGCGTGCGACATCTCGACTGACAGTGCCGGTGTGCAGGCAAAGCCGGGCGTACAGCGCTGCCCGTGTGGGCGGCGAGGGAACGCCTTCGCCGCGGGACAAGGAGCATGAGCAGGAGCGCAAAGTTGAAAAGCGACCGGCGGAGCCGTCGCGCGCGCAACCCGCAAAGCCAGCCGGCTGGCACGAGGTGTTCCGGCTCTTGCGATTGGTGAAGCCCGACTGGAAGTTGTTGCTTGCGGCGTTGGGGCTCCTCACGATATCTTGCTCGATTGGGATGGCGGTTCCGAAGGTTATTGGGCTTGTGCTAGATGCCACGAAAGACGCAGTCGCACAGGCAGAAAAGAACGAAACGGGCGCGCCGATGTCTTTGCTAGACATGCCGCCTATCATCGGGAACTTCACGCTAGTCGACGTGCTTGCTGCGTTTGCGGGCGCGTTGCTCGTGGGCTCCGCCGCGAACTTCGGGCGGATGTTCCTCTTGAAAATGCTTGGTGAGCGTTTGGTTGCGCGGCTACGTGCGCAGGTCATCAAGAAGACGTTGCATCACGACGCGGAGTTTTTCGACAGGAACAAGGTCGGCGACTTGATATCGCGGCTTGGTTCCGACGCCTACATTGTATCGCGCTCGATGACGCAGAACATTTCGGACGGGGTTAAAGCCGCGCTCTGCGGAGGCGTCGGTGTGGGCATGATGTTCCACATTTCGAGCACATTGACTTCTGCAATGATAATGTTTGCCCCTCCCCTCCTCATCGCCGCCACCATCTACGGCAAGCGCATTCGCGCCATCTCGCGCGAGCTCCAGCAATCTACAGGTAACTTGACGCGGGTGTCAGAGGAGCAGTTCAATGGCATCAAGACCATCAAGTCATTCGTCGCGGAGGGAAAGGAGATGCGGAGATACAACACGGCCGTGCGGAGGCTCTTCAACGTTGCAAAGAGGGAAGGTATAACGAGCGCGACGTTTTTCAGCGGTACGAATGTGTTGGGCGACGTGAGTTTTTTGCTTGTTTTGGCGTATGGGTCGCACCTCGTTTTGCAGGGCGAACTATCCCTTGGGAGCTTGACGGCGTTCATGCTCTACACTGAGTACACTGGAAGCTCGGTTTTCGGTTTATCGAACTTTTACTCAGAGTTGATGAAGggcgctggtgctgctTCGCGCTTGTTCGAATTGACAGACTACAAGAACTCCGTGCCGTCTACCGTTGGCCAGACGTTTGTGCCGCGCGATGGTCGCATCGAGTTCAAGGACGTGTCCTTCAGCTACCCCACGCGGCCGACGAGCCAGATCTTCAAGAAACTCCGCCTCACGATAACCCCGGGCTCCAACGTCTGCATCGTCGGGCCCTCCGGGCGGGGCAAGTCCACCATTGCGTCCCTCCTCCTACGGTTTTACGATGCCAACAGCGGCACCATCCTCATAGACGGTCAGGACATATCCAAGGTAAGCGCCAAGTCGCTCAGAAAACATCTTGGCGTTGTCCAGCAGGAGCCGGTCTTGATGTCCGGGACCATCAGAGACAACATCACCTACGGCCTTTCCTACACGCCCTCCATGGATGAGATACGCGCAGTTGCCAAGAAGTGCTTCTGCCATAACTTCATCACCAAGTTCCCGGACGGCTATGACACCGTGATTGGGCCTAGAGGCGCCCTACTCAGCGggggccagcgccagcgcaTTGCCATCGCCCGCGCGCTCATCAAGAAACCGAAAATCCTAATCCTCGACGAGGCCACCTCGGCGTTGGACGTTGAAAGCGAGGGCGCCATCAACTACACCCTCGGCAGGCTAATGCGCAGCAAGGAGATCACCATCGTGAGCATCGCCCACCGCCTCAGCACCATACGCCGCTCCGAGAACATCGTGGTTCTCGGCAATGACGGCTCCGTCATCGAGGCCGGCAAGTTT